From Afipia carboxidovorans OM5, one genomic window encodes:
- a CDS encoding lytic transglycosylase domain-containing protein, with protein MRDPAIIALKIPIPLFAKKPSHPFVPLVDRTAGARSAGQGRPSAGASRVPLTVASTLAGWRRGGERQAWRHAVLVLIGTLALCAGPGVSIAQSMPAARSVVADPYATHIAEASQRFGIPEHWIRAVLRAESAGDVRAISAAGAIGLMQIMPVTWAALRDRHGLGRDPYQPRDNILAGTAYMREMWDRYGNVVAMLAAYNAGPNRYDEYRSTGRALPAETRAYVAALAPLIGGAVPADLQKTAAPPTDWRAAPLFVGRAIDTRAADPVRRGDTSGSGRATVPARSRSDAEPQDGSMFVARAGDGRTP; from the coding sequence ATGCGCGATCCCGCCATCATCGCGCTCAAAATCCCCATCCCTTTGTTCGCGAAAAAGCCGTCTCATCCCTTCGTCCCGCTCGTCGACCGGACGGCCGGCGCGCGCAGCGCAGGTCAAGGGCGGCCATCGGCCGGCGCTTCGCGCGTACCCTTGACCGTAGCGAGCACGCTGGCAGGCTGGCGGCGTGGCGGAGAAAGGCAAGCATGGCGACATGCTGTTCTTGTCCTCATCGGCACGCTCGCGCTCTGCGCGGGACCGGGCGTGTCGATCGCGCAATCCATGCCGGCCGCGCGCAGCGTCGTCGCTGATCCTTATGCAACGCACATTGCCGAGGCGTCGCAGCGCTTCGGCATTCCCGAGCACTGGATTCGGGCGGTGCTGCGCGCGGAGAGCGCGGGCGACGTGCGCGCGATCTCGGCGGCGGGCGCGATCGGGCTGATGCAGATCATGCCCGTGACATGGGCGGCCCTGCGCGATCGCCACGGTCTCGGCCGCGATCCGTATCAGCCGCGCGACAATATCCTCGCGGGCACGGCTTACATGCGCGAGATGTGGGACCGCTACGGCAATGTCGTCGCGATGCTCGCGGCCTACAATGCCGGGCCGAACCGCTATGACGAATACCGTTCGACGGGCAGAGCATTGCCGGCGGAAACGCGCGCCTATGTCGCCGCGCTCGCACCGCTGATCGGCGGCGCTGTTCCTGCCGATTTGCAAAAGACTGCCGCACCACCGACGGATTGGCGCGCGGCACCGTTGTTCGTGGGGCGCGCGATCGACACACGCGCTGCCGATCCCGTGCGGCGCGGCGATACCTCGGGCAGCGGTCGCGCGACCGTTCCGGCGCGCTCTCGCAGCGATGCGGAGCCACAGGACGGCAGCATGTTCGTCGCGCGTGCGGGCGATGGAAGAACGCCATGA
- a CDS encoding DUF3363 domain-containing protein, whose product MAEEADARFLDLRHEPGEPKPQFERTLRLRRLAKLGRMGLATEHAPGVWELNERLEPTLRELGERGDIIRTMQKSLAADGLERDPLTFHIHKAVPAEPVTGRVLDKYLANELGDNLTVVVDGIDGRMHHISNIDPRQLDDARIGSVIEIGRAEASARPSDRAIAAIAEDGIYRPSRHLEQARFEGRVPGGDYEGFVDAHVRRLEALRRAGIAERIHADQWRIPDDFEKRSKAFDAGRGGQANIRIITTFDLESQITADGATWLDRRLVSPDASDLAPAGFGQQVREAMERRREHHVDHGDAAQQSDGRIAYRRNLLATLRGREIARAGADMATAKALPFRAATDGETVSGKFTGTVQLSSGKFAIVEKSHEFTLVPWRPVIDRQLGREVMGVVQSGSVSWQLGRQRGLGL is encoded by the coding sequence ATGGCAGAGGAAGCCGATGCGCGATTCCTCGACCTGCGCCACGAACCGGGAGAGCCGAAGCCGCAGTTCGAGCGCACGCTTCGCCTGCGCCGGCTCGCCAAGCTGGGCCGGATGGGCCTCGCCACCGAACATGCGCCGGGCGTCTGGGAATTGAATGAGCGGCTGGAGCCGACCCTGCGCGAACTAGGCGAACGCGGCGACATCATCCGCACCATGCAAAAGTCGCTCGCCGCCGATGGGCTGGAGCGTGATCCTCTGACCTTCCACATTCATAAGGCGGTGCCCGCCGAGCCTGTCACCGGCCGGGTGCTCGACAAATATCTCGCCAACGAGCTGGGCGACAATCTCACCGTCGTTGTGGACGGGATAGACGGCCGGATGCACCACATTTCCAACATCGACCCGAGGCAGTTGGATGATGCCCGGATCGGCAGCGTCATCGAGATCGGCCGGGCCGAGGCGAGCGCCCGGCCATCCGACCGCGCCATTGCCGCGATCGCCGAGGACGGCATCTATCGGCCGAGCCGCCATCTGGAGCAGGCCAGGTTCGAGGGCCGCGTTCCCGGCGGCGACTATGAGGGTTTTGTCGATGCCCATGTGCGGCGGCTGGAGGCGTTGCGCCGCGCCGGGATTGCCGAACGGATCCACGCTGACCAATGGCGCATTCCCGACGACTTCGAGAAACGCAGCAAGGCGTTCGACGCCGGGCGCGGCGGTCAGGCCAATATCCGCATCATCACCACCTTCGATCTGGAAAGCCAGATCACGGCGGACGGCGCGACCTGGCTAGACCGGCGGCTGGTGTCCCCCGACGCATCCGACCTTGCGCCGGCAGGATTCGGCCAACAGGTGCGCGAGGCCATGGAGCGGCGGCGCGAGCATCATGTCGACCACGGCGATGCAGCACAACAGTCGGATGGGCGCATTGCCTACCGCCGCAATCTGCTCGCCACGCTGCGCGGGCGCGAGATCGCTCGCGCCGGGGCGGACATGGCGACGGCCAAGGCGCTGCCGTTCCGCGCGGCCACCGATGGCGAGACTGTCAGCGGCAAGTTCACAGGCACCGTCCAGCTATCCAGTGGAAAGTTCGCCATCGTGGAAAAGAGCCACGAGTTTACGCTTGTCCCATGGCGGCCGGTCATCGACCGTCAGCTTGGCCGTGAGGTCATGGGCGTGGTTCAGAGCGGATCGGTGTCGTGGCAGCTCGGGCGGCAACGGGGCTTGGGGCTGTAG
- a CDS encoding heavy metal translocating P-type ATPase, with product MTGARNASSMGQPIRSSTATPGHETGSACCGGHGGQAHGDHEHDQPPAESGKVLDPVCGMTVDPATSKHRFDYQGRTYHFCSAGCRTKFAAAPETYLDKSKTAPKEPVPEGTVYTCPMHPEIRRIGPGSCPICGMALEPEVATLDAAPNPELADMTRRFWIGLVFALPAVVLEMGGHLVGGHGWIDPTLSNWIQLVSATPVVIWAGWPFFVRGWQSLVTRNLNMFTLIAMGTGVAYVYSVVATVAPQVFPPAFRGHDGAVAVYFEAAAVITVLVLLGQVLELRAREATSGAIKALLDLAPKTARLVAEDGTDHEVPLDGLDVGDRLRVRPGEKVPVDGVILEGRSSVDESLVTGESMPVTKETGAKVIAGTLNQSGSFVMQAEKVGRDTVLSQIVQMVAQAQRSRAPIQRLADQVAGWFVPAVIVAALVAFVVWAMVGPEPRLAFGLVAAVSVLIIACPCALGLATPMSIMVGVGRGAQVGVLIKNAEAIERMEKIDTLVVDKTGTLTEGKPKVVSIVTSPEFGEEDLLRFAASVERASEHPLADAIVRAAKERNLVLANVEEFDSPTGKGVTGKIDGNNVLLGNVGYLQSLGVETRSMEAQAEALRGDGATVINIAIDGKLAGLFAIADPIKPSTPDALRALAADGIKVIMLTGDNRTTANAVAKRLGISEVEAEVLPDQKSAVVSKLQKAGRIVAMAGDGINDAPALAAAEVGIAMGTGTDVAMESAGVTLLKGDLGGIVRARLLSEATMANIRQNLFFAFIYNAAGIPIAAGVLYPMFGLLLSPIIAAAAMALSSVSVVGNALRLRMAKLEV from the coding sequence ATGACCGGGGCGCGAAACGCAAGTTCCATGGGCCAGCCCATCCGTTCCTCGACGGCAACTCCGGGACATGAGACCGGATCGGCTTGCTGCGGCGGTCATGGCGGCCAGGCCCACGGCGATCATGAACATGATCAACCTCCTGCGGAAAGCGGCAAGGTTCTTGACCCGGTTTGCGGGATGACCGTCGACCCGGCAACGAGCAAGCACCGGTTCGATTACCAAGGTCGCACCTATCATTTCTGTTCGGCCGGCTGTCGCACGAAGTTCGCGGCCGCCCCGGAAACCTACCTCGACAAGTCCAAGACCGCACCGAAGGAGCCTGTTCCGGAAGGCACCGTCTACACATGCCCGATGCATCCAGAGATCAGGCGGATCGGTCCCGGCAGTTGCCCCATCTGCGGCATGGCGCTGGAGCCCGAAGTGGCAACGCTGGACGCTGCACCGAATCCCGAACTGGCGGACATGACCCGGCGGTTCTGGATCGGCCTCGTGTTCGCCTTGCCCGCGGTCGTCCTCGAGATGGGCGGGCATCTGGTCGGCGGCCATGGCTGGATCGACCCAACATTGTCGAACTGGATTCAGCTGGTCTCGGCGACACCGGTCGTGATCTGGGCGGGCTGGCCGTTCTTCGTGCGCGGCTGGCAGTCGCTGGTGACCCGCAACCTCAATATGTTCACCCTGATCGCGATGGGGACCGGCGTCGCTTACGTCTACAGCGTCGTCGCCACGGTCGCCCCGCAGGTCTTTCCGCCCGCGTTTCGCGGCCATGACGGCGCCGTCGCCGTCTATTTCGAAGCGGCCGCGGTGATCACCGTCCTGGTTCTGCTGGGCCAGGTGCTCGAATTGCGTGCCCGCGAGGCAACGTCGGGCGCGATCAAGGCTCTGCTCGACCTCGCGCCGAAGACGGCGCGCCTCGTTGCCGAGGACGGCACCGATCACGAAGTCCCGCTCGATGGTTTAGACGTCGGCGACAGATTGCGCGTCCGTCCCGGCGAAAAAGTCCCGGTCGACGGCGTCATTCTGGAGGGGCGTTCATCGGTCGATGAATCCCTGGTGACCGGAGAGTCCATGCCCGTCACCAAGGAAACCGGTGCCAAGGTGATCGCCGGAACGCTTAATCAATCCGGAAGTTTCGTGATGCAGGCCGAAAAGGTCGGCCGCGATACGGTGTTGTCGCAGATCGTGCAGATGGTTGCGCAGGCCCAACGGTCGCGGGCGCCGATCCAGCGCCTCGCCGATCAGGTCGCGGGCTGGTTCGTGCCCGCGGTGATCGTGGCCGCGCTCGTCGCCTTCGTGGTCTGGGCCATGGTCGGCCCCGAACCTCGTCTGGCGTTTGGTCTCGTCGCGGCCGTCAGCGTTCTGATCATCGCCTGTCCCTGCGCCCTCGGTCTGGCGACCCCGATGTCGATCATGGTCGGCGTCGGGCGTGGCGCGCAGGTCGGTGTCCTGATCAAGAACGCCGAAGCGATCGAACGCATGGAAAAGATCGATACGCTCGTCGTCGACAAGACGGGCACCCTGACCGAAGGCAAGCCAAAGGTCGTCTCCATCGTGACTTCTCCCGAATTCGGGGAAGAGGATCTGTTGCGTTTCGCAGCGAGCGTCGAGCGCGCCAGCGAGCATCCGCTGGCCGACGCCATCGTTCGCGCCGCCAAGGAGCGCAATCTGGTGCTGGCGAATGTGGAGGAATTCGACTCGCCGACGGGCAAGGGCGTGACGGGCAAAATCGACGGCAACAATGTGCTGCTCGGCAATGTCGGTTACCTGCAGTCGCTGGGCGTCGAAACCCGATCGATGGAAGCGCAGGCCGAAGCGCTCCGCGGCGACGGCGCCACCGTCATCAATATCGCGATCGACGGAAAGCTCGCTGGGCTCTTCGCCATCGCCGATCCCATCAAACCATCGACGCCCGATGCCTTGAGGGCGCTGGCCGCGGACGGCATCAAAGTCATCATGCTGACCGGAGACAACAGGACCACCGCCAATGCGGTCGCGAAGCGGCTCGGCATTTCGGAGGTCGAAGCGGAGGTTCTGCCGGACCAGAAGAGCGCGGTTGTAAGCAAGCTACAGAAGGCTGGCCGGATCGTCGCCATGGCAGGCGACGGCATCAACGACGCCCCTGCCCTCGCCGCGGCCGAAGTCGGGATTGCGATGGGCACCGGCACCGACGTCGCCATGGAGAGTGCCGGGGTAACCCTGTTGAAGGGTGATCTCGGCGGCATTGTTCGCGCGCGCCTCCTGTCGGAAGCGACGATGGCCAACATCCGCCAGAACCTGTTCTTCGCCTTCATCTACAACGCCGCCGGAATCCCGATCGCGGCGGGCGTGCTGTATCCGATGTTCGGGCTGTTGCTATCGCCAATCATCGCCGCGGCAGCCATGGCGCTGTCGTCGGTGAGCGTGGTCGGAAACGCGCTGCGCCTGCGAATGGCGAAACTGGAGGTTTGA
- a CDS encoding metal-sensitive transcriptional regulator, protein MRKDIKTSCQKRLSRIEGQVRGLARMVEEDRYCIDIVTQISAVRAALRRVEEEVLKDHVAHCVEHAIASGDKADQRRKIAELMAVVGRAER, encoded by the coding sequence ATGCGAAAAGACATCAAGACGTCGTGCCAGAAGCGCCTCAGCAGAATTGAGGGACAGGTGCGCGGCCTCGCCAGGATGGTGGAGGAAGACCGCTATTGCATCGATATCGTAACGCAGATCTCCGCCGTTCGCGCCGCACTGCGCCGCGTCGAGGAGGAGGTCTTGAAGGATCATGTCGCCCACTGCGTCGAGCACGCGATCGCGAGCGGCGACAAGGCGGATCAGCGCCGCAAAATCGCGGAATTGATGGCAGTGGTGGGACGTGCGGAACGATGA
- a CDS encoding TolC family protein, translating into MKIINGVPSHQSPLRRHRPALMLAVSLLLSGCATFSPDRGMGVVSDIAGHTIKKDVVAIRSVDEAQHADDAVKRLLRRALNVDTAVQVALLNNRGLQAAYNELALAETDLVQESLPPNPTFSISRIAGGGAVEIERQVVGDILALATLPFRSEIARKRFHQAQLRAALETLRLASDVRRSYYRTVAANEMVGLLTDAKSTAEATAKLASKLGETGSLNKLDQAREQVFYAEMTADLASARQEATSSRERLARLMGLWDGDLTFRLPNMLPQLPRRPSALPSIEVDAVTHRIDLQIARIELEALAKALNLTEASRFVTLLDIAGIAKTTKDPDGSRFRERGFDIQFQIPIFDGGEVRVRQAAETYNQAFNRLTEKAINVRSEARDAYRTYRSSYEIARQYEREVLPLRKIITEEMQLRFSSMQVDVFALLTEARQRIASMRAGIDAKRSFWLAQSDLQTAVNGGGSGETPTESRPTTTAQAGGGGGH; encoded by the coding sequence ATGAAAATCATCAATGGCGTGCCGTCACATCAGAGTCCCCTCCGACGTCATCGGCCGGCGCTGATGCTCGCCGTTTCCCTTCTTCTTTCCGGTTGTGCGACGTTCTCGCCGGATCGAGGAATGGGAGTCGTGTCCGATATCGCCGGCCATACGATCAAGAAGGACGTGGTCGCGATCCGCTCCGTGGATGAAGCCCAGCATGCGGACGATGCCGTCAAGCGACTGCTGCGCCGCGCTCTCAACGTCGATACCGCCGTCCAGGTCGCGCTGCTCAACAATCGTGGCTTGCAGGCCGCCTACAATGAATTGGCGTTGGCGGAAACCGACCTCGTCCAGGAAAGCCTCCCGCCCAATCCGACCTTTTCGATTTCGAGAATTGCGGGCGGTGGCGCGGTCGAAATCGAGCGTCAGGTCGTCGGCGACATTCTTGCGTTGGCGACGTTGCCGTTCCGCTCCGAGATCGCGCGAAAACGATTCCATCAGGCGCAATTGCGGGCCGCATTGGAGACCTTGAGGCTCGCGTCCGATGTGCGGCGATCCTACTACCGTACTGTTGCCGCCAACGAGATGGTTGGCCTTCTGACCGACGCCAAGTCCACGGCGGAAGCGACCGCCAAGCTTGCTTCGAAACTGGGTGAAACCGGTTCGCTCAACAAGCTTGATCAGGCCCGCGAGCAAGTGTTCTACGCGGAGATGACGGCTGACCTCGCTTCGGCGCGTCAGGAGGCGACCAGTTCGCGTGAACGGCTCGCGCGATTGATGGGGCTTTGGGATGGCGACCTCACGTTCCGTCTTCCGAACATGCTCCCGCAGTTGCCACGGCGGCCCTCTGCGTTGCCGTCGATCGAAGTGGATGCGGTGACGCACCGGATCGATCTTCAGATCGCTCGCATCGAACTCGAGGCGCTGGCGAAGGCGCTCAACCTCACGGAAGCGAGCCGTTTCGTCACGCTGCTCGATATCGCGGGCATTGCGAAGACCACCAAGGACCCCGATGGCTCCCGGTTTCGCGAACGCGGCTTCGACATCCAGTTCCAGATCCCGATCTTCGATGGCGGCGAGGTCCGGGTGCGGCAAGCGGCCGAGACCTACAACCAGGCCTTCAATCGCCTGACCGAGAAGGCGATCAACGTACGCTCGGAAGCACGCGACGCGTACCGGACGTATCGTTCGAGCTACGAGATCGCCCGGCAGTACGAGCGCGAGGTGCTGCCGCTCCGGAAGATCATCACCGAGGAAATGCAACTGCGCTTCTCGAGCATGCAGGTCGACGTCTTCGCACTGTTGACCGAAGCACGACAGCGCATCGCGTCGATGCGCGCCGGAATCGACGCCAAACGAAGCTTCTGGCTCGCCCAATCCGATCTGCAGACCGCCGTCAACGGCGGCGGCTCGGGAGAAACGCCAACGGAGTCCCGTCCGACGACGACCGCCCAAGCTGGCGGCGGCGGAGGCCATTGA
- a CDS encoding multicopper oxidase family protein, which produces MLSRRGFLGTAALVGASAVSGRVQAANIPEAPMMDKVTMQPPLHPTSGPDYRPVVTLNGWSLPWRMNGDWKEFHLVAEPVVREFAEGMKANLWGYNGQSPGPTIEAVEGDKVRIFVTNKLPEHTTVHWHGMILPSGMDGVGGLTQPHIPPGKTFVYEFELKHSGTFMYHPHSDEMVQMAMGMMGMFVVHPRDPSFRPVDRDFVFVMSTYLIDPGTYLPKVNEMTDFNMWTWNSRVFPGIDPLPVRLGDKVRVRIGNLTMTNHPIHLHGHHFGVSCTDGGWVPESAQWPETTIDVPVGAIRAFDVIADNPGDWAFHCHKSHHTMNAMGHDVRNLIGVSKKDLAKAVGKLAPDAMVMGSTGMAMGEMEMPAPDNTLPMMTGTGQFGPIEMGGMFTVMKIREGMARDDYSDPGPYKFPAGTVAYEVDAPNGQAPRQGDARPTDKPEDKKSKKPMNMKGMKGM; this is translated from the coding sequence ATGCTATCGCGAAGAGGATTTCTGGGAACGGCCGCGCTGGTCGGCGCCAGCGCCGTCAGCGGCCGTGTGCAGGCGGCGAACATTCCGGAAGCGCCGATGATGGACAAGGTGACGATGCAGCCGCCGCTGCATCCGACCAGCGGTCCGGACTATCGCCCGGTCGTCACCCTCAACGGCTGGTCGCTGCCTTGGCGGATGAACGGCGACTGGAAGGAATTTCATCTCGTCGCCGAGCCCGTGGTGCGGGAGTTCGCCGAAGGCATGAAGGCAAACCTGTGGGGCTACAACGGACAATCCCCGGGACCGACGATCGAAGCGGTTGAAGGCGACAAGGTCCGCATCTTCGTCACCAACAAGTTGCCTGAGCATACGACGGTGCATTGGCACGGCATGATCCTGCCCAGTGGCATGGACGGGGTCGGCGGCCTCACGCAGCCGCACATCCCGCCGGGCAAGACCTTCGTCTACGAATTCGAACTGAAGCACAGCGGTACATTCATGTACCACCCGCACTCCGACGAAATGGTGCAGATGGCGATGGGGATGATGGGGATGTTCGTGGTGCATCCGCGCGACCCATCCTTCCGTCCGGTCGATCGCGACTTCGTCTTCGTCATGAGCACATACCTGATCGACCCCGGTACCTATCTGCCGAAGGTCAACGAGATGACCGACTTCAACATGTGGACCTGGAACAGCCGGGTGTTTCCGGGAATCGACCCGTTGCCCGTGCGGCTCGGAGACAAGGTCCGGGTGCGGATCGGCAATCTCACCATGACCAATCATCCGATCCACCTGCACGGGCACCATTTCGGGGTGAGTTGCACCGACGGCGGCTGGGTGCCGGAGAGCGCGCAGTGGCCCGAAACGACGATTGATGTCCCGGTCGGGGCCATCCGCGCCTTCGACGTCATCGCCGACAATCCCGGCGACTGGGCGTTCCATTGCCATAAATCGCACCACACCATGAATGCCATGGGGCACGACGTGCGCAATTTGATCGGTGTGTCGAAAAAGGATTTGGCGAAAGCGGTCGGCAAACTCGCTCCGGACGCGATGGTGATGGGTTCGACCGGCATGGCGATGGGCGAAATGGAAATGCCCGCGCCGGACAACACGCTGCCGATGATGACCGGTACCGGACAATTCGGGCCGATCGAAATGGGCGGAATGTTCACGGTGATGAAGATCCGCGAAGGCATGGCGCGCGACGACTACAGCGATCCCGGTCCGTACAAGTTTCCCGCGGGTACCGTCGCCTACGAGGTCGATGCCCCGAACGGCCAAGCGCCCCGGCAAGGCGACGCGAGGCCGACGGACAAGCCGGAAGACAAGAAATCTAAGAAACCAATGAACATGAAGGGAATGAAGGGCATGTAG
- a CDS encoding cupredoxin domain-containing protein has translation MKKWREVGIAVISATAICTSAWAGAGPTGHSHDESFSAGEPGDAKKPARIVQVTMGESDGKMTFTPDKVEVRKDEQIKFVLRNNGELDHEFILATTADNLKHAEAMKKNPDMEHDDPNSTRLAPKKTGEIVWKFTKRGTFEYSCLIPGHREAGMIGTVVVK, from the coding sequence ATGAAGAAATGGCGCGAAGTAGGAATCGCAGTGATCAGCGCAACCGCTATTTGCACATCGGCATGGGCGGGCGCAGGTCCGACCGGGCACAGCCACGACGAGTCATTCTCCGCCGGTGAACCCGGCGATGCGAAGAAGCCTGCGCGGATCGTGCAGGTCACGATGGGTGAATCCGACGGCAAGATGACGTTCACGCCGGACAAGGTCGAGGTCAGGAAGGACGAGCAGATCAAGTTTGTCCTGCGCAACAACGGCGAACTCGATCACGAATTCATCCTCGCGACCACGGCCGACAACCTCAAGCACGCCGAAGCGATGAAGAAAAACCCGGACATGGAACACGATGATCCGAACAGCACGCGCCTGGCGCCGAAGAAGACCGGCGAGATCGTGTGGAAGTTCACCAAGCGCGGCACGTTTGAATATTCCTGTCTGATCCCCGGCCACCGCGAAGCCGGAATGATCGGTACGGTCGTCGTCAAGTGA